The Ziziphus jujuba cultivar Dongzao chromosome 1, ASM3175591v1 genome segment ATCTTAATTGCTTTTGTCCAAAATACTTAGCTATCCCTACAATTCTCAAAATTGCTCTTGTATGTTAAAACAATGTTCTTTTCATCCGCTCTACTACTCCATTTTGCTGTAGAGTGTATGCCACCGTCAATTGCCTCTTGATACTTTCTTATTGACAGAAGCTATCAAATTCTTCACCAGTATATTCTTCTCCATTGTCTGTCCTCAAACACTTGATCTTCttctttgattcatattttatccatgctttgaatattttaaaaactgaaaatacaCCTGCTTTCCTCTTGATTGGATACACCCAATATCTCCTTAAGTAATCATTACCAAACATCGGAGTGGATCAGCTCTAAAGTTGCTTTCCTTTTAGTagtaaaactctaaaactttaatttgTGCTGCTTACTAGTAATACAATGCTCACAAAAGGATAATGAAACCTTTTTGAGCCCTAGAACAAGCTTTTGTTTAGCGAGAACCTTCAAACGTCGTTCCAACATGTGACCAAGCTTATGGTGCCACATCATCATCGATTCTTCTGCAGAACTTGTTTATGTTGTAAATGCTTCTCCATCTTGTTATGTTTCTCCTTTAAGCATGTACACTTTACAGTTATCTTTTCTGCTTTCATCACCATAAGAGcacctttaattatttttgtgatcCTATCTTGAACATGGGTTTTGCACCCATTATTATCTAATTGTCCCAAAAACAACAGATTTTTCTTCAGGCCTTTCACGTGCCATACCTTTTGGATTGTACGAATCGTGTCatcatatattttcaattcGATGGTACCAATGCCGGAGATCTTCAATTCATGATTATCCCCCATGAGCACACATCTTCCTGAGATAGGTTCATAATGATGGAACCATTCTCTTTAGGGGTCATATGCCATGTTGCTCCTAAGTTCATAAGCCAAACATCAGCAAATCTTTTTTTGCCCTCAATAACTATTGATACTTCACTTTATAAACTTTCATCTTCATCTGATGTATTCGCCACACAACTTTTAACTTTTACGACTCAGCACCTTTTTCCTTTGGCTTCTTTGTTCTTCTTTAGATGCCAACACTCCATTTTGTAGTGTCCTTTCTTGCCATAGTGATGACATTTAATATCttcttacttttaaattttgatatactcTAATTTTTAACTCCCACTAAGACCACATTCCTTTGATCTCCCTCTCGTCACCATCAGAGCTTCAACTTGTTGTGAACTTCCTAGTCTATCATCGTTGTCCTTGCACCAACTTTCTTCGTCAAAAACTATAGCTACAATATCATCGAAGACTAAAATTTCTAAATTGTTGGTTAAGTTGACAATGAGTTGATTATATGAATCACATGGACTTTGAAGCAAAATTTCAGCACATTCTTTTGTGTTTACGTTTTGCCCAGTTGTTGTGGGCTGTGAAAACAAAGTATTGAGGGTGTTGATATGGTCAGTCAAAGTAGTTAATCCCATCATTCAAAGAGTGTAAAGCCTTATCTTGAAGAATATTTTGTTGTGTAGTTATTTGGCCTTGTATAAGTTTATTAGAGTATTCCATATTTCTTTTGTTGTCTTTTTCTCCGCTAAACTTGACAATATTTCATCTGCTAGGTGCAAATTAGCAATAACATTGCCATCCATCTCGTTCCACTTGCTGTTATCAAGGATCTTCTTGGGCTTTTCTTCAATTGCCCCCCAAGCCATTATCTTTTCTCAAAACTGTCTTTATTCTCATTTTCCACAATAAGAAATTATTCCTATTGAACTTTTCTATTTCGTACTTCATATCCATTGTTAAaggtaggggtgggcaaaaatcGAACCGGACCGATCAAACCGACCAAACcgacatatttggtttggtttgggttggttttaatttattaatcggtttggttcggttaaatatataaaaaaaaccgAAATGGTCGGTTCGGGTTGTAGGTTGGATAAAATTTATCCAACCCAACCCGCACCAAACCgatcatcaattaaattaacattttattttacttttatatataaatatagtatataattataaaataaaactattattttatttattgtgagaaTGTGATTGAAGAGTATGGAAgaagactttttaaaataatttttatttttatggattgttagtttatttaattataagttcattttaaaatttaagatttcaaatatggattgtattctattttataattaataatggttgtagatttgttatagaatttatttgttggtgtatgatgtatttgtataattaggttgtagttgtagacttatattatagttatatggttttattttgtattatcttACTTGTATTGTTGTTGTATGGTTTCATGTTGCATTGTAgttaatagttagtttatttggtatttttgctagttgaatgtatattaaaattatttaatttagatattatttaatttagataatagcttgaaaaagatgcttaattcaaaatataatgcatgaatatgattgaagattgataattaaaaaggtctaaaaaaactttatacaattttgaacccaatgtgtacaatttttatctcaaaataacataaataaaaaaatttgagccGAGATCCAAACCGACCAAAACCgtttacccaacccaaaccgactaATGATCATCGGTTTGGTTCGGTTCGGGTTGAACATGGTggtcggtttggtttggtttcgtatccaatccaaaccgaattgatcggttcggtttaaaaaaatctataaaaccgaaccaaaccgcaccgagcccacccctagtTAAAGGTGCCTCTTTTCTACTAACTAGATCTAACTGTAGCACAAAAAACTAACTATAAACTTGGCATTCTGATACCACTATTAGGATATTATGGTAAGGGATACACAATTGTAGCAAAAgtaaaacttataaaaatgagaaatttgtgtgaaaaatatcaaaatgaaatacACATACAATAATAAGCAATTGTAAAAGGATTTTATTatagcaaaaaaatataataaattttttctaaaataaaaagagcaTAATTGATAATATCCTCTGTCTTGTAATGGGATAAAACATATACTCTCTTTTACGAAGGAAAGACAAATAATTAGGAGAAactcttttaaaattctttctcTAATACTCTCCTTCTTTCCCTCTGTttctaagtatttttttttttcccccaaagaAACGGGATGGGCTAACAAGAGAATGGAATGGAATTGCAAAACGTGGAGATGTATATATAGGTGCATGTGGCAGTAAAACTGGCAATGTGAGTGTTGGAATTGAATTGGTACTCTTAGCTGTTGCAAGCTGTGGACAGCATATACCCACTGCACCGCCTTTGGCTTTGTCAAAAAGTTAATAGCTAGGAAAGTGGCTTTCCCGCCACaggtgagagagaaagagagagagagaaagagaagaaatagataGAATTTGACGAATGTGAAAAAGAATGGAATAAAAGGGGAGAGAAAACAGAGGAATGAGGTAAAGTTATATTAATAGGGTGAGAAGTAGAAGAACCTTAGAGAGGGAAGGATAGGGAAAGCCCCCAGCGGGAAAGTAACTTTATTTACTAATCCATTATCTCAATAATCTGTCTAATAGGGTTTTAGTGATCCTTATTTGTAATAAAACATCCAAGTTAGAAAAAACAATAAGGAAAATGATTAAAGCTGGAAACTAGATCAAAACCataataaaatctaataataataaaatcgtaATTATGCCTACTCTCCGTCACCAATGCTTATGTTTACTTTTTGCTTTGGGCCTAAACAGTTTGAACCTTTGTTATTGTAGCCAAGCAAATCATTGTTCCAGCTAGTTGGGCATGCTGAACGAGTTTTATCGATAGATTTCCATCCAAGGAAGATTGATCTCCTATGTTCATGTGATATAAATGATGAAATTCGATTCTGGAATGTCAACCAATCTTCTTGCCTGCGTGTATCTAAGGTTGGATCTCAAgcatttagttttttaaaacataatgtTGCATTGTAACAGGATAAGCTTTCAAGTCcgaagtttttaattttatgtttatgccATACATGAAATATTTGGATGGTTAAGCGCAAAGTCCTTAAGTCTATATTTATTCTTCTCAAGTTATGAAAGAATTATGAAAGACAAAAGTAATGTCATCTCATGATGCTGCCTTGCATTTTCTGGTTTCATCAACTCCTTAAAACAATTTAGGAATCATTTCATTGTTATGATGGCAATTCCCTCTTaatgcatcttttttttttttttttttttttttttttactttgaagATCATTTTGTAAAATTCTCTTGGAACTCTTATCTATTAAATGCTGATATGGTTATCCGTGGGGAATAATTACAGGGAGCCATAAAACAAGTTAGATTCCAGCCACAGTCTGGAAAGCTTCTGGCCACAGCTTCAGGAaatgtaatcaatttatttgatGTTGAGACCGGAAATCTCCATTCGTCCTTCAAGGTCATCTTTAAATTCATTAAAGTCATTTTAATTATAGCTCTGTTTATACATTTCAATTCTCATGATTTGTTGTAAACTTCTTTCAGGGACATGTCAAAGATATCCATTCAATTTGCTGGGATCCAAGTGGGAAGTATATTGCTTCTGTTAGTGACGAGAGCGCTCGAGTTTGGTCAACTATATCAGACGGAAAATGTGTCCACGAATTGCAGGCAAATGGCAATAAGTTTCAATCATGCACATTTCATCCTGGATATTCTCAGCTCTTGATTGTTGGCGGTTACCAGGTAGTTGTTAATCTCTAATACTGATGCTAGCAATCTAACAATGTCAGGGTGATTGTGTTCGTCTCTGCAAATGAAAGTGAGATTTTGCACTTCCACTGTCAATTAACTTGACGCCTAACTACCAATGCAAGCTTTTTGAGTCACCATTTTTGAAAAGAATGATAAGACTCTGGGTGGAAAGATATCAtagataaaaaatcaataaaaatggaAGCCCATATGAGCATGGACAAGATTCTCTCctcattgaaaattttggtagatTAGTTTTCCATAATCTGACGGTAGCACATTTACGTTGACCCTCTAATTTTTCcttgagaaaaatattatcaaatagtTTGATCATCACTTATGGGTCTATCTGCGATAAATAGCAAAGAAGTCACTTTCTGGTACGCCTACTGTGTCTTATGTACCATGAAGGAGTTCAAAGAACTGGTTTTAGAAGACCGTGATatgtcaatttatatttttccaaattgaGGCTAAACTTTGCAGACTCCGTAGGGTGGAATAAAGGTTATCATTTACTTAAATGATCTTTTGCAGATTTTTCTTTGTGAGACCTCATTTTATATGgtttcttaaaattaatttcagtTCCTTGAGCTGTGGAATCCAACCGAGACCAGTAAAACGTTGTCAATTTCAGCGCATAGTGGGTTAGTTACTGCTCTAGCGGACTCAGTACAGACTGAAATGGTAGCCTCAGCGAGCCATGACCAGTGTGTGAAGCTATGGAAGTAAAGTGTGCATGCCAGCATGAGAAGGCAAGGAGATTTTTCTAATTTAGATTTCGAATACTGATACACTATTAGAATATAGGCTACTGGAGCTCTTTCCAAAGGCAATGGGTTGCTCAATGATACTTTTGTAATAGTCATAGCAGAAAAGGTTTAAAAGAAGGTGCAAAAACGCACAATAGTTATACTCCAATCCTTCATAAATATATACCCGTTATAGACTCAAAAACTTGCAATGAAATGTTAATATTATAAACCGACTTTGCAATATAAGACTGCCTTTATGAGCTTCTTAAACATGTTTGTGTTTATGCATTCAGTAAAATATCTTCAGGATGTGTGCCTACAAATTACCTTGATACTGATTGTACTGTTCCTAATCCCTATGGTAGGATATTTCATCAATTACATCAATTATgctaaaaatgggaaaaaaaggaAGCCAATTTTCGCTAGACAAACCATTTTATAAAATGGACACGGTTAAAAATTATTAGACCATGCTTAACGAAAAGAAACAACAGTAACTACTAACTAGATGGTAACagagtaaaataataatgatgaccCTCAAGATTCAAAAAgagcagataaaaaaaaaaaaaaaaaaaaaaaaaacacacacacaataaaTTAGAAAACTGTAGGCTGCCAAGCCTATGCCTTCGATACAGCACTCTGATAGGAATCCAAAATGTTCATCTTCAGGAGAGAGAATCAAAGCCGTTCAACATTGGTCATTCATATAAAGTAAAAGAAGCTAACGAATCTGACCATTAGAAACCATGCCCCAGAGAAGGTTGAATGGCAATGAGACTGCCGATTCATTCATTTGCCAACAGGCTAAGCCGGGTTTAAATGCATCCACTTTCCAAtcaggaaataaaaataataataaaatttgcagGATGGTGAATGCTTACAAATATTCATGCTAAAGGTGGACCTACGTTTTAGTTCCCTGCCAAGAAAAGAGGCACTCAATTACAACTTACAAGGATTCAGATGTATAAAATCTACATGGTATAATGGCTTTGCTAGTTCCATTACTTCCATAGCTCTTCCATTGGAATCCCACGCTCACGAGCAACATCACGGAACTGCCTCATTTGTTGGACTGCAACAACTGTGGCTCTGGCATTATTGAGAGCATTCTTACTCCCCAGTTGCTTTCCCAAAGCATTCTCAACGCCTGCCATTTCGAGAACAATTCTCACAGCCCCTCCAGCAATCACTCCAGTTCCAGGAGAAGCAGGTCTAAGCATTACCTTTGCGGCTCCATAATCTCCTTCAGATCTGCCAGTTATTAGGTCAATTAAGTAACATATGCAAACAGTAAAGAGATGATAAGactaaatatatcaatattgtGTCTTAATTCAGTTTCTCTCAGGTCCATTAAAGATATATCCTAGGTCTGAGCTACTGGTCAACTACCATTGCAGTCAATTAGACCAAAAATGTAAGGAAAGATATCCTTAGCCGAAGTTTTAATTTTGTACTACCAAGATTCTTTTCAACATTCATGAAACGCTTCTAGATGAACAATATTGTAAAAGCTAATTCATGATAATAGCTAGTGCCACGTGAAAATCAGATGAAGATAAGCCATGTCTTCAATCTTCTAACAAATACTATACGCTTAAGTTTTCATACATCCCATAGGATCAATATAAACTCAAGACACATTTGTCTGAAGCCAAAACTTCCATTAAACTGAAGAAACATGATTCAAGTAGGAATTTATAGCAATAGCCTAAAACAGAATCTTAGAAAGCACATGGCCATCCAAGGCAAGGGAATTTGAAGTATTCCCAAACACTCATATTCTATCTATCCCAACAGCTAAAAAAGCAATACTGATTAATTAGGTTCTACTACCTCTAATAAAACACATAGTGCTGCAGCATGTAGCATTTGTGCTCCTTATAAAGTAAGATTAATTCCGAAGacaaaatattttactttattttattttttgaaacaggTGTTCCCAGTGCTACCCCTGAAATGAGCATTCAACAGAGTTAATCAAAAtgtgaaagaaatagtaatgTTCCCTCAAAACCAAACATAAAATGCAGCAGGCTTCAATAATTCAATGATACTCCAAACCCCGAATAAAAGTACTTCTAATTCTAAACCTGATACTAGGAAAACCATTCAACAAATCCCCACTAGTAACCCTTCAAACAAAGCGATTTTATACACAATGGGGGTTATATAAAGAAAACGAAGCCTCCATACCTATGGGGGAAAGTCAAATACTTGGTCATGGGAACGGTGATGATATTGCGCCTGGCATTCACAGCCGACTTCTGGACGGCGGCGATAACCTCCTTGGCCTTGCCAACCCCAACACCCACTTGGCCTTGCTTGTCACCCACCACAACAATAGCCCGGAAATGCAATTGCTTCCCTCCTTTGACCACTTTGGTGACCCTTCTCACCTGAACCACCCTCTCCTCAAATCcatctctcactttctctttctTGACTTTTGAACCAAACCCACCTGTTTTCTTCACCTTGGAATCCATCACGTAAATGTCGTTTCCCAGAACGCTAACGCCGCTGTAGGCCGGACCGTAGAGCTCTTCGTATGCGGCGGCAATTTCGTCTTCGGTTTCCATGGGGCCCTCGTCGAAGGAGGGCGGAGAAACAAAGCCTTCGGGGATTTCTGGAGGATCAAAAGCTACATCTTCCTCGGGGTCGACGTTGTCGAAGAAGGAAGTGTCAATGTCGGAGGGCCTGGCTCTCAAGATGATGGTGGGGCGCGAAGAGGATGAGGATAGAGAAGGAAGGAAAGAGAAGGCtttgatggtggtggtggtggtggtggggaggagagagaggcgTCGGATGgagtggagagagagagaggagagggaAGAAAGGGTAGCAGAGGCTGTGGTGGGCATGGCCATGGTGAGCAAGTGAAGAGTAAAATTGGGGGCTGGGCTTCACTGGGTTCCTTTTTTGGATCAGCGTAGCGTAGTGGATGAAGACTTATCCCAAAGCTTTGAATTgttgtgatgatgatgatgatgatggtgatatgGAGTCATGCCATGTCATGTTGCTTCATCACCGGACAGTGATCATTGACacggtatttttttttatttttttttttatgcaccattatttttcattatttgctTACATTCTGccctattttaaaaataaaaataaaaaaaaagggacagatgtctttttctttttctttttctttttttttaaattttaattgttattgaAGTCTTTTTGGTTTTAAACAATTCATTATGACCTCCAATTTTGTTAGTTCGATGTGAATAAACATACTAAACACATTACCAAAacataatttaagaaaatacaaaagcaaaactttatttaaaaataaaaaatacataaaaaattaaactaataaaagatatattataaaattaaactttaaactataaataaaatagaaacaattatatgaattcGAAACTATGTCAAATCCTTATCTATTTGTCATTTTGACTAATGAATACCTAAAACCATAACAAAACTGTTAGAAAGCATGAAAAAGATAATAGATAGATAaacaaataacaagaaaaacTGCAAAACAAATAACAGATTACAAGAATAGGAATATGGGGAAAACAATGAAACTAAACATGAAAAGCTTGTTGCAGGAACCCAGGCCTAACTTAACAGAACTCGATCTTCACAAAAGTTCTACTGATGATGATGCTAATTACTCTATTGTCATTAAGTAGCTTAAACCAGCAGCACCAAATTAAGTGAACCTTAAGCCTTGAAACAATATTAATCAAATCATCACTTTCCTTAACTTACAAGGAATCTccttagttaaaccaaaaatcCATATACCATTAAGTCCAAAAATACATACCAAATCTCTATACAATATATAAAACTGCAAATGAGAATGCATATTTCATGAAATAAAGCCAATACAAGTTAATCCACGTGAACTCATCTTTGATAGATCATAGgatattattgtttatgtaattgttaatatttattcCACCTGTGTGTACATATATCACGTGTACTAGTACTTAGCTAGGGTTTCTTAACTTTTGTATTTAAGTTGTATTTATATTAATGAAAGCTATGCTACTTTTCTATACCTTTAAAAATCCTTCATGGTATCAGAGAAATAAAACACTCAATcgagtttttcttttctttttttcgccTAATTTGATTCATCatgtcttcttctccttctttatCATCATTTTCCTTGTCTTCTACTTATTTTTCACCGAACTCTCTTTATCATCCAAAACTTAGGAGGTCATAAGTGTTGCCACACAAGTTCTAATCAAACTCacttattcaaattattttccttGGAAAGCACAATGGGATGTGTTGTTAATTGGATATGATCGCTATGGGTATGCTTATGGGTCTTTCTCTTGTCCTTCTCCAACTTTTATTGGCTCCACTACCCCTAAtctcaaaaaattatcaattttgcaTCTGTCAAGACAAACTTTTGTTAGGTGCCATTCTTGTCTCTCTTTCTCGGGATGTTAACAGGTTTGTATCTAGTGCACAGATCTCTTATGATGCTTGGTCTTGGTTAGCCACGATTTTTGCTAGACCCTTTGGCTTTGTGAATGGCTTATTAAACCTCAAGGTAATCATTCTGTCACTGATGAGTATGCTCTTCTCGGCAAACCAGTTAATGATAATGAACTTATATTGTATGTCATTAATGGTCTTTCAACTAAGGATATCTCTATGTGACACCTCAATTTCCTTTGGAGAATTATGTGAGAAGTTGGTTGAACATGCTACTTTTCTAAAGGGCAATGATAATTATGTGGATGACCCTGCCATTAATGCTCATGTTGCCAGTAGTAATACCTCCTTCAATAACTCTGCTAGATGTCGAGGTTCCACAACCAAAAAGTCATATGCTTCATTAAATTCTTATCTTTCCAATAGGCCATTTACACCTGGTTTCTCCTCCAATTATTGTGgacattttcaaatttgttcccAGTAAGGCCTTCGGCTAGATTTTGTCCTCAACTATGCATCAATGGACTTTCACTCCTTTCCCACAATAGCagttatattttcttaatcttaaTATAAATCCTTTTACACAACTACATGCTTTCTATTCGGGTTCCATTTTAGGACTGCTCGCATCTTTTTCTTCGATTTCATCTTCTTGGTTGATTGATTTAGGTGCTTCTCATAAATCTCTATCGATTTCCATAATGtcaattgtaacagcccagtctacTTGCATGAGATATTATCTGCGTTGGACCCTGCCCGCAtagttttaaaaggcctttcaagggaaagatatccataCTCTCTTgtaaggcatgcttcattctcctttccaaccgatgtgggatctcacaatccaccttggagcccagcgtcctcgctgacACACCTATATGGgtattggctctgatactaactgtaacagcccagtccatccgcatgagatattgtccgctttgggccccgcccgcacagttttaaaaggcctctcaagggaaatgtatccacaccaaggcatgcttcattcccctttctaaccgatgtggAATCTCACATCAATCTTCATTCTAAATGTGATGGTACTGATGAGGTTGCGGTTGAAAACAGTAATACCCTTTCTATAACTCATATTGGGTCCATTGAACTTTCTGGTTCTcctaaactattattattatttgttgctCTATATATACCTGGGATAACATAGAATTTGCTTTCTATCTATAAGTTTATAATGATAATGAAAGAAGGACTTGTAGATTGGAACATTTCTACACCAGGGTCCACTTAGAGGAGGCATCTATGAATGGCCAAATGCAGTAGTTTTGCCTGTCCAGTTGTTTCCTCCTTCATTTACAATGTCAAAGTTAATCCTCAGCAATGGAATCATCGTCTCAGTTATATGTCCAATTCAATTTTTAGACAAGTTATTTCTTGTCATTCTTTATCATCTTAGATTTTAGACAATTTAGTTATAACTCTTGTCAGTACAACAGGCCTCATAAGTTGCCTTTAGGAGTCTTGTCTATGTCTAGCAGTCaactattataattaatatatttagatgTTTAGGGCCCTTCTCCTATCATGTCCCATGATGATTTCTCTTATTACGTTAGTTTTGTGATCACTTCATTGAGTATTTATGgttatttccttttaaaaataaatctatgtttatttgatttaaacgtgtatttgaaaaatatttccaaaaacctataatttcattttgttttgataATGAAGGTGAATTTGTCAAGGTTAAAACTTTTTTTCAAGCTCATGGCATAAGTTACTTTTTTACTACACCACATACTCCTTAGCGTAATGGGTATGTTGAATGGTGTCATAAACAAATCCAAGAAACTGGAGTGTCTTTGCAAGCTAACGGTCATCTTCCTTCGAGCTTTTTAATGTATGCTTTTACCACTGCAGT includes the following:
- the LOC107425394 gene encoding small ribosomal subunit protein uS5c; translation: MAMPTTASATLSSLSSLSLHSIRRLSLLPTTTTTTIKAFSFLPSLSSSSSRPTIILRARPSDIDTSFFDNVDPEEDVAFDPPEIPEGFVSPPSFDEGPMETEDEIAAAYEELYGPAYSGVSVLGNDIYVMDSKVKKTGGFGSKVKKEKVRDGFEERVVQVRRVTKVVKGGKQLHFRAIVVVGDKQGQVGVGVGKAKEVIAAVQKSAVNARRNIITVPMTKYLTFPHRSEGDYGAAKVMLRPASPGTGVIAGGAVRIVLEMAGVENALGKQLGSKNALNNARATVVAVQQMRQFRDVARERGIPMEELWK